One Kitasatospora sp. MAP12-44 DNA segment encodes these proteins:
- a CDS encoding geranyl diphosphate 2-C-methyltransferase, whose product MTTMDLTPDAATTAAIPGPATPYQDDIARYWDQEARPVNLRLGDVDGLYHHHYGIGDVDLAAVGAPGDSEREKKVVAELHRLESAQADVLLDHLGDVPREGMLVDAGCGRGGSMVMAHQRFGCRVEGLTLSAKQADFGNQRARQLGIDGHVRSQVHNMLDMPFETGQAAGSWNNESSMYVDLHDLFAEHSRILAVGGRYVTITGCWNPAYGQPSKWVSQINAHFECNIHSRREYLRAMADNRLVPQAVIDLTAATLPYWELRATSALVTGIEEAFISSYKDGSFQYLLIAADRV is encoded by the coding sequence GTGACCACCATGGACCTCACCCCCGACGCCGCCACCACGGCCGCGATCCCCGGCCCGGCCACGCCCTACCAGGACGACATCGCCCGCTACTGGGACCAGGAGGCCCGCCCCGTCAACCTGCGCCTGGGCGACGTCGACGGCCTCTACCACCACCACTACGGGATCGGGGACGTCGACCTCGCCGCCGTCGGCGCCCCGGGGGACAGCGAGCGCGAGAAGAAGGTGGTCGCCGAGCTGCACCGGCTGGAGTCCGCGCAGGCCGACGTACTGCTCGACCACCTGGGCGACGTCCCGCGCGAGGGCATGCTGGTGGACGCCGGGTGCGGCCGGGGCGGGTCGATGGTCATGGCGCACCAGCGCTTCGGCTGCCGGGTCGAGGGCCTGACCCTCTCGGCCAAGCAGGCCGACTTCGGCAACCAGCGCGCCCGCCAGCTCGGCATCGACGGCCACGTCCGCTCCCAGGTCCACAACATGCTGGACATGCCGTTCGAGACCGGTCAGGCGGCCGGCTCGTGGAACAACGAGTCCAGCATGTACGTCGACCTGCACGACCTGTTCGCCGAGCACTCCCGGATCCTGGCGGTCGGCGGCCGCTACGTGACCATCACCGGCTGCTGGAACCCGGCCTACGGGCAGCCCTCCAAGTGGGTCTCGCAGATCAACGCCCACTTCGAGTGCAACATCCACTCCCGCCGGGAGTACCTGCGCGCGATGGCCGACAACCGCCTCGTCCCGCAGGCCGTCATCGACCTCACCGCCGCCACCCTGCCCTACTGGGAACTGCGGGCCACCTCCGCCCTGGTCACCGGCATCGAGGAGGCGTTCATCTCCTCCTACAAGGACGGCTCCTTCCAGTACCTCCTGATCGCCGCCGACCGCGTCTGA
- a CDS encoding VOC family protein, which yields MDISIHTSALPHDDPDASLAFYRDTLGFEVRSDVGHGKMRWITVGPVGQPGTSILLAPPAADPGVTEDERRTILEMMAKGTYGWILLATRDLDATFEQLQAGDAEVVQEPTEQPYGIRDCAFRDPAGNLVRIQELR from the coding sequence ATGGACATCAGCATTCACACCAGCGCCCTGCCGCACGACGACCCGGACGCCTCGCTGGCCTTCTACCGCGACACCCTCGGTTTCGAGGTCCGCAGCGACGTCGGACACGGCAAGATGCGCTGGATCACGGTCGGACCCGTCGGCCAGCCCGGCACCTCCATCCTGCTGGCGCCGCCGGCCGCCGACCCCGGGGTCACCGAGGACGAGCGACGCACCATCCTGGAGATGATGGCCAAGGGCACCTACGGCTGGATCCTGCTGGCCACCCGCGACCTCGACGCCACCTTCGAGCAGCTGCAGGCCGGCGATGCCGAGGTCGTCCAGGAGCCGACCGAGCAGCCGTACGGCATCCGCGACTGCGCCTTCCGCGACCCCGCGGGCAACCTGGTCCGCATCCAGGAGCTCCGCTGA
- a CDS encoding helix-turn-helix transcriptional regulator, whose translation MCHPAWTHALTAAQRLSDLARLRRVRDRIDREYAQPLNVEALARGANMSAGHLSRRFRLAYGESPYSYLMTRRIERAMVLLRRGDLSVTDVCFTVGCSSPGSFSTRFTELVGMPPSEYRRLATSPVPAP comes from the coding sequence ATGTGCCACCCCGCCTGGACGCACGCACTGACCGCGGCGCAGCGCCTGAGCGATCTCGCGCGGCTGCGCCGCGTCCGGGACCGGATCGACCGGGAGTACGCGCAGCCGCTGAACGTCGAGGCGCTCGCCCGGGGCGCGAACATGTCGGCCGGGCACCTCAGCCGCCGGTTCCGCCTCGCGTACGGCGAGTCGCCGTACTCCTATCTGATGACGCGCCGTATCGAGCGCGCGATGGTGCTGCTGCGTCGGGGCGACCTCAGCGTCACCGACGTCTGCTTCACGGTGGGCTGCTCGTCGCCGGGCAGCTTCAGCACCCGCTTCACCGAGCTGGTCGGCATGCCGCCCAGCGAGTACCGGCGCCTCGCCACCTCACCGGTACCCGCGCCCTGA
- a CDS encoding APC family permease, with the protein MATTTSDRGSPAATGHFRRDIGFWGLLFVSLGSIIGSGWLLGALTAATIAGPASLISWVIAAVMLALLALVHAELGAAYPVAGGTARFPFFAFGSLAGFGAGWMAWVQAVSIAPVEVEATLSYSAHISWVKDNVTILHTNGTLTPAGLLIASCFMLLFTVVNLVGVKLMSDTNTVAVIWKTIVPLMTVVVLMSLTFHSSNFSAGGGFAPYGAHGIFAALPAGVVFALQGFEQAIQMGGEARNPQRDISRAVIAAMIIGTIVYLLLEVAFIAAIDPANVAHGWANPVGKGDFGPYATLATAAGAGWLATVLYIDAVISPAGTGLVYVATASRLSYAMGHQRALPRRVSWLSRRGVPVSSILLAFVIGEIAFLPFPSWQSLVGLITSATAIMYAFAPVSLHALRLRDPEQVRPYRLPAWRVLAPAAFVSANLIIYWSGYEADWKLGLALVVGLAVFTATRFSLPLEERPALHWRNSAWVWPWLGGLILIGRFGRYGGGNSIPDWWDLLIVIVFALVVYAAAVRLAMSSDDVHSAVRAEERGEYEAPAGAGAD; encoded by the coding sequence ATGGCCACGACCACCAGTGATCGCGGCAGTCCCGCCGCGACCGGCCACTTCCGCCGTGACATCGGATTCTGGGGCCTGCTGTTCGTCTCCCTGGGATCCATCATCGGCTCCGGCTGGCTGCTGGGAGCGCTGACCGCCGCCACCATCGCGGGCCCCGCCTCGCTGATCTCCTGGGTCATCGCCGCCGTCATGCTCGCCCTCCTCGCCCTGGTGCACGCCGAGCTCGGCGCCGCCTACCCCGTGGCGGGCGGCACCGCCCGCTTCCCGTTCTTCGCGTTCGGCTCACTGGCGGGCTTCGGCGCCGGCTGGATGGCCTGGGTGCAGGCCGTCAGCATCGCCCCGGTCGAGGTGGAGGCCACGCTCTCGTACAGCGCCCACATCAGCTGGGTCAAGGACAACGTCACGATCCTGCACACCAACGGCACCCTCACCCCGGCCGGGCTGCTGATCGCCAGCTGCTTCATGCTGCTGTTCACGGTCGTCAACCTGGTCGGCGTGAAGCTGATGTCCGACACCAACACGGTCGCGGTGATCTGGAAGACGATCGTCCCGCTGATGACGGTCGTCGTGCTGATGTCGCTCACCTTCCACAGTTCCAACTTCAGCGCCGGCGGCGGGTTCGCACCCTACGGCGCGCACGGCATCTTCGCCGCGCTCCCAGCCGGTGTGGTCTTCGCACTGCAGGGCTTTGAGCAGGCGATCCAGATGGGCGGCGAGGCGCGCAACCCGCAGCGCGACATCTCGCGCGCGGTGATCGCCGCCATGATCATCGGAACGATCGTCTACCTGCTGCTCGAGGTCGCGTTCATCGCCGCGATCGACCCCGCCAACGTGGCCCACGGCTGGGCCAACCCGGTCGGCAAGGGCGACTTCGGCCCGTACGCCACCCTGGCCACCGCCGCCGGGGCAGGCTGGCTGGCCACCGTGCTGTACATCGACGCGGTGATCTCCCCCGCCGGCACCGGGCTGGTCTACGTCGCCACCGCCTCCCGGCTCTCCTACGCCATGGGCCACCAGCGGGCACTGCCGCGCCGGGTCTCCTGGCTCAGCCGGCGCGGCGTCCCGGTGAGCTCCATCCTGCTCGCCTTCGTGATCGGCGAGATCGCCTTCCTGCCGTTCCCCAGCTGGCAGTCCCTGGTCGGGCTGATCACCTCGGCCACGGCCATCATGTACGCCTTCGCACCGGTGTCGCTGCACGCCCTGCGCCTGCGCGACCCGGAGCAGGTGCGCCCTTACCGCCTGCCGGCCTGGCGGGTTCTGGCGCCCGCCGCCTTCGTCTCGGCCAATCTGATCATCTACTGGTCCGGCTACGAGGCGGATTGGAAGCTGGGGCTCGCCCTGGTGGTCGGGCTCGCCGTCTTCACCGCCACCCGCTTCAGCCTCCCGCTCGAGGAGCGCCCGGCGCTGCACTGGCGCAACTCGGCCTGGGTCTGGCCCTGGCTCGGCGGCCTGATCCTGATCGGCCGGTTCGGCCGCTACGGCGGGGGCAACTCCATCCCGGACTGGTGGGACCTGCTGATCGTGATCGTCTTCGCGCTGGTCGTCTACGCGGCGGCGGTCCGGCTGGCGATGAGCAGCGACGACGTCCACAGCGCGGTCCGGGCCGAGGAGCGGGGCGAGTACGAGGCGCCCGCCGGCGCCGGGGCCGACTGA
- a CDS encoding PRC-barrel domain-containing protein, whose product MIEIGEIREWYGHDVVDSKGRRIGTLESIYVDTATDQPSFATVMVGLPTRHRLAFVPVEEAVVGPGYLQVPYPKSQVKDAPSIETDGVLPAEDEAAVFGHYQLAYQQGTGGERRLARR is encoded by the coding sequence GTGATCGAGATCGGTGAGATTCGCGAGTGGTACGGACACGATGTGGTCGATTCCAAAGGCCGCAGGATCGGCACCCTGGAATCGATCTACGTGGACACGGCCACCGACCAACCGTCGTTCGCCACGGTCATGGTGGGTCTGCCGACCCGGCACCGGCTGGCCTTCGTGCCGGTGGAGGAGGCCGTCGTGGGGCCGGGGTACCTCCAGGTCCCCTACCCCAAGTCGCAGGTGAAGGACGCCCCGTCGATCGAGACCGACGGGGTCCTGCCGGCCGAGGACGAGGCGGCAGTGTTCGGGCACTACCAACTCGCCTACCAGCAGGGCACGGGGGGCGAGCGCCGCCTGGCCCGGCGCTGA
- a CDS encoding MIP/aquaporin family protein, protein MTGSTRTASRTAQSAGRRLAGELSAEFAGTFILILFGTAVVAQVVAAGIGGHDSIAWAWGLGVTLGVYTAARISGGHLNPAVTVALALFKGFSWHKVLPYALAQTAGAFVAALLVRWNYTEILHKADPGLTIKTQIVFSTLPGNGTLPISDLGALRDQIIGTAILIFLVFAVTDVLNAPPGANMGPFIVGLIVVALGMAWGTNAGYAINPARDFGPRLASYVTGYHTAWRDQYGHLYFWVPIVGPFVGAVVGGLAYRFLITPHLGGDEPAEPAQAPLEPVG, encoded by the coding sequence ATGACGGGGAGCACGCGCACCGCAAGCAGAACGGCGCAGAGCGCCGGACGACGACTGGCCGGCGAGCTGAGCGCCGAGTTCGCCGGCACGTTCATCCTCATCCTCTTCGGCACCGCCGTGGTCGCCCAGGTGGTCGCCGCCGGCATCGGCGGCCACGACAGCATCGCGTGGGCCTGGGGGCTCGGCGTCACGCTGGGCGTCTACACCGCCGCGCGGATCAGCGGTGGGCATCTCAATCCGGCGGTCACCGTCGCCCTCGCGCTCTTCAAGGGCTTCTCGTGGCACAAGGTGCTGCCGTACGCCCTGGCGCAGACGGCGGGCGCGTTCGTCGCCGCCCTGCTGGTGCGCTGGAACTACACGGAGATCCTGCACAAGGCCGATCCCGGACTGACCATCAAGACGCAGATCGTCTTCTCCACCCTCCCCGGGAACGGCACGCTGCCGATCAGCGACCTGGGCGCGCTGCGCGACCAGATCATCGGCACCGCCATCCTGATCTTCCTCGTCTTCGCCGTGACCGATGTGCTCAACGCGCCGCCCGGCGCCAACATGGGGCCGTTCATCGTCGGTCTGATCGTGGTGGCCCTCGGCATGGCCTGGGGCACCAACGCCGGCTACGCGATCAACCCGGCCCGCGACTTCGGGCCCCGGCTCGCCAGCTACGTCACCGGGTATCACACCGCCTGGCGCGACCAGTACGGGCACCTGTACTTCTGGGTGCCCATCGTCGGTCCGTTCGTCGGCGCCGTGGTCGGCGGTCTCGCCTACCGGTTCCTGATCACCCCGCATCTGGGGGGCGACGAGCCGGCCGAGCCCGCTCAGGCCCCCCTCGAACCCGTGGGCTGA
- the glpK gene encoding glycerol kinase GlpK gives MPEFVGAVDQGTTSSRFMIFDHDGNEVAKHQLEHTQILPRSGWVEHDPVEIWERTNSVMQTALRQGGLSPADLVAIGITNQRETTVVWDRRTGRPYCNAIVWQDTRTDSIAAALEREGHGEVIRRKAGLPPATYFSGGKIKWILDTVDGVRADAQAGHAIFGTTDCWVLWNLTGGPAGGIHATDVTNASRTMLMNLETLDWDDELLALFDIPRSMLPKINPSSHPDAFGTTRTSRPLSAAVPITGVLGDQHAATVGQVCFAPGEAKNTYGTGNFLVLNTGTTLVRSRHGLLSTVAYQFGDSPAVYALEGSIAVTGSAVQWLRDQLKLISSAAEVERLARTVEDNGGMYFVPAFSGLFAPYWRSDARGAIVGLARYNTGGHLARATLEAICYQSRDVVEAMAQDSGVHLDVLKVDGGVTADELCMQIQADVLGVPVSRPVVAETTALGAAYAAGLATGFWRDTDELRSHWQESKRWEPTWSEQRRADGYAGWQKAVTRTLDWVDVK, from the coding sequence ATGCCAGAGTTCGTCGGAGCGGTGGACCAGGGGACCACCAGCTCGCGATTCATGATCTTCGACCACGACGGCAACGAGGTGGCGAAGCACCAGCTGGAGCACACCCAGATCCTTCCCCGGTCGGGCTGGGTGGAGCACGACCCGGTGGAGATCTGGGAGCGCACCAACTCGGTGATGCAGACCGCGCTGCGCCAGGGCGGCCTGTCGCCGGCCGACCTGGTGGCGATCGGGATCACCAACCAGCGTGAGACCACCGTGGTGTGGGACCGGCGCACCGGCCGGCCGTACTGCAATGCCATCGTCTGGCAGGACACCCGCACCGACTCCATCGCGGCCGCCCTCGAACGCGAGGGCCACGGCGAAGTGATCCGCCGCAAGGCCGGCCTGCCGCCCGCCACCTACTTCTCCGGCGGAAAGATCAAGTGGATCCTGGACACCGTGGACGGCGTCCGGGCCGACGCGCAGGCGGGGCACGCGATCTTCGGCACCACGGACTGCTGGGTGCTCTGGAACCTCACCGGCGGCCCGGCGGGCGGGATCCACGCCACCGACGTGACCAACGCCAGCCGCACCATGCTGATGAACCTGGAGACCCTGGACTGGGACGACGAGCTGCTGGCGCTGTTCGACATCCCGAGGAGCATGCTCCCGAAGATCAACCCCTCCTCGCACCCGGACGCGTTCGGCACCACCCGCACGTCGCGGCCGCTGAGCGCAGCGGTGCCCATCACCGGGGTGCTCGGCGACCAGCACGCAGCGACCGTCGGCCAGGTCTGCTTCGCGCCCGGGGAGGCGAAGAACACCTACGGCACCGGCAACTTCCTGGTGCTCAACACCGGCACCACGCTGGTGCGTTCCCGGCACGGCCTGCTCAGCACCGTCGCCTACCAGTTCGGCGACAGCCCCGCGGTGTACGCGCTGGAGGGCTCCATCGCGGTCACCGGCTCCGCCGTCCAGTGGCTGCGCGACCAGTTGAAGCTCATCAGCAGCGCCGCCGAGGTGGAGCGGCTCGCCCGCACGGTCGAGGACAACGGCGGGATGTACTTCGTGCCGGCCTTCTCCGGCCTGTTCGCCCCGTACTGGCGCTCCGACGCCCGTGGCGCGATCGTCGGCCTGGCCCGCTACAACACCGGCGGGCACCTGGCGCGGGCCACCCTGGAGGCCATCTGCTACCAGAGCCGGGACGTGGTCGAGGCCATGGCACAGGACTCCGGTGTCCACCTGGACGTGCTCAAGGTGGACGGCGGCGTGACCGCCGACGAGCTGTGCATGCAGATCCAGGCCGACGTGCTGGGCGTCCCGGTCAGCCGTCCGGTGGTCGCCGAGACCACCGCGCTCGGCGCCGCCTACGCCGCCGGTCTGGCCACCGGCTTCTGGCGGGACACCGACGAACTGCGCTCGCACTGGCAGGAGTCGAAGCGCTGGGAGCCGACCTGGAGCGAGCAGCGGCGCGCCGACGGGTACGCGGGGTGGCAGAAGGCCGTCACCCGCACGCTGGACTGGGTGGACGTCAAGTAA
- a CDS encoding glycerol-3-phosphate dehydrogenase/oxidase, with the protein MVKPVALSPQARTEALTRLGEKELDILVIGGGVVGAGAALDAVTRGLSVGLVEARDWASGTSSRSSKLIHGGLRYLEMLDFRLVAEALKERGLLIQRLAPHLVRPVPFLYPLTHRLWERPYVGAGVLLYDTMGITSGTARGLPHHRHLLKRQALREAPALRSDALIGAVQYWDAQVDDARHTMNIVRTAASYGAHVANRSRVTRFLRQGERVVGAVVRDLESGQEVEVRAKQVINSTGVWTDDTQGMAGTRGQFHVRASKGVHLLVPRDRINSRTGLILRTEKSVLFVIPWGRHWIVGTTDTAWDLDKAHPAVSSKDINYLLEHVNKVLVTPLTPEDVEGVYAGLRPLLAGEAAETSKLSREHLVAHPVPGLVVVAGGKYTTYRVMAKDAVDEAVRNLDEKVPASTTQDVPLVGAEGFHAMWNSRSSLARESGLHVARIEHLLRRYGSLVHELLDLVAEDPSLGEPLPSSDDYLRVEAVYAATHEGARHLDDVLARRTRISIESWDRGVDAARTVADLVAGPLGWHSEQIEREVDHYTKRVEAEREAQHQPDDRTADAVRLGAPEIVPLT; encoded by the coding sequence ATGGTGAAGCCAGTGGCACTCTCCCCGCAGGCCCGGACCGAGGCGCTCACCCGGTTGGGCGAGAAGGAGCTCGACATCCTCGTCATCGGGGGTGGCGTGGTCGGCGCGGGCGCCGCGCTGGACGCGGTCACCCGGGGCCTGAGCGTGGGCCTCGTGGAGGCCCGTGACTGGGCGTCGGGCACCTCCAGCCGGTCCAGCAAGCTGATCCACGGCGGTCTGCGCTACTTGGAGATGCTCGACTTCCGCCTGGTCGCCGAGGCCCTCAAGGAGCGCGGGCTGCTGATCCAGCGGCTCGCCCCGCACCTGGTGCGGCCGGTGCCGTTCCTCTACCCCCTCACCCACCGGCTGTGGGAGCGGCCCTACGTCGGTGCCGGTGTGCTGCTCTACGACACGATGGGCATCACCTCCGGCACCGCCCGCGGCCTGCCCCACCACCGGCACCTGCTGAAGCGCCAGGCCCTGCGCGAGGCACCGGCGCTGCGCTCGGACGCGCTGATCGGCGCCGTCCAGTACTGGGACGCCCAGGTGGACGACGCGCGGCACACCATGAACATCGTGCGCACCGCGGCCTCCTACGGCGCGCACGTCGCCAACCGCAGCCGGGTCACCCGCTTCCTGCGCCAGGGCGAGCGCGTGGTCGGCGCGGTGGTCAGGGACCTGGAGAGCGGGCAGGAGGTGGAGGTGCGCGCCAAGCAGGTGATCAACTCCACCGGCGTGTGGACCGACGACACCCAGGGCATGGCGGGCACCCGCGGCCAGTTCCACGTCCGGGCCTCCAAGGGGGTGCACCTGCTGGTCCCGCGCGACCGGATCAACTCCCGCACCGGACTGATCCTGCGCACCGAGAAGAGCGTGCTCTTCGTGATCCCCTGGGGCCGGCACTGGATCGTCGGCACCACGGACACCGCGTGGGACCTCGACAAGGCCCACCCGGCGGTCAGCTCCAAGGACATCAACTACCTGCTGGAGCACGTCAACAAGGTGCTGGTGACGCCGCTGACGCCGGAGGACGTCGAGGGCGTCTATGCGGGCCTGCGACCGCTGCTGGCGGGTGAGGCGGCCGAGACCAGCAAGCTCTCGCGTGAGCACCTGGTGGCCCACCCGGTGCCCGGCCTGGTCGTCGTCGCGGGCGGCAAGTACACCACCTACCGGGTGATGGCCAAGGACGCGGTGGACGAGGCGGTGCGCAACCTGGACGAGAAGGTCCCCGCGAGCACCACCCAGGACGTCCCGCTGGTCGGCGCCGAGGGCTTCCACGCGATGTGGAACTCCCGGTCGTCGCTGGCGCGGGAGTCCGGGCTGCACGTGGCCAGGATCGAGCACCTGCTGCGCCGGTACGGCTCGCTGGTCCACGAGCTGCTCGACCTGGTGGCCGAGGACCCGTCGCTGGGCGAGCCGCTGCCGAGCTCCGACGACTACCTGCGGGTCGAGGCCGTCTACGCGGCCACCCACGAGGGGGCCAGGCACCTCGACGACGTGCTCGCCCGGCGCACCCGGATCTCCATCGAGTCCTGGGACCGCGGGGTGGACGCCGCCCGCACGGTGGCCGACCTGGTGGCGGGCCCGCTCGGGTGGCACAGCGAGCAGATCGAGCGCGAGGTCGACCACTACACCAAGCGGGTCGAGGCCGAGCGCGAGGCGCAGCACCAGCCGGACGACCGTACGGCCGACGCGGTGCGACTGGGAGCTCCGGAGATCGTCCCGCTGACCTGA
- a CDS encoding ATP-binding protein, which yields MADHEAVAGLRRARSFMVLATMLYRASHLAGGFLVLTQHHRDGAAPWALLGTAALCSVLVFRGALRDGWFAARAVWLDVVVSGCALPLLALACGAGRDPASIAWVVLLGSSASATAAVAFEGGWIVGAVVLVAAAHLSAYQTIGAGTAVLGSDLNSLASSAILAWVFWWYLRREGRLLEQAGARALAAEALKARYAERLEHHRALHDTVLATLTAIAGGGVDANGPLVRERCAREAAYLRRLIQRTADEEHHPQVGAALEEAVRSAESLNLRVTAQYHDLPPVPAEVAAALGDAVTEALNNVRRHAGTGHAYLTAAGGPGRLVVSVVDRGTGFDPARVVPGLGLRCSVQDRLREVGGLATVESSPGEGVCVELRWPR from the coding sequence TTGGCTGATCACGAGGCAGTGGCGGGGCTGCGCCGGGCCCGGTCGTTCATGGTGCTGGCGACCATGCTCTACCGCGCCAGCCACCTGGCCGGCGGCTTCCTCGTCCTGACCCAGCATCACCGGGACGGCGCGGCCCCGTGGGCGCTCCTGGGCACCGCCGCGCTGTGCAGCGTGCTGGTCTTCCGCGGCGCCCTGCGCGACGGCTGGTTCGCCGCCCGGGCGGTCTGGCTGGATGTGGTCGTCAGCGGGTGCGCGCTGCCGCTCCTCGCGCTCGCCTGCGGCGCGGGCCGCGATCCCGCCTCGATCGCCTGGGTCGTGCTGCTGGGCAGCTCGGCGAGTGCCACGGCGGCGGTCGCCTTCGAGGGCGGCTGGATCGTCGGGGCGGTGGTGCTGGTGGCGGCGGCCCACCTGAGCGCGTATCAGACCATCGGCGCGGGCACCGCGGTGCTCGGCAGCGACCTCAACTCGCTGGCGTCGTCGGCGATCCTGGCCTGGGTGTTCTGGTGGTACCTGCGTCGGGAGGGCCGCCTGCTGGAGCAGGCCGGCGCGCGGGCGCTCGCCGCCGAGGCGCTCAAGGCCAGGTACGCCGAGCGGCTCGAACACCACCGGGCCCTGCACGACACCGTGCTCGCCACCCTCACCGCCATCGCCGGCGGCGGCGTGGACGCGAACGGGCCGCTGGTGCGCGAGCGCTGCGCCCGCGAGGCCGCCTATCTGCGCCGACTGATCCAGCGGACCGCGGACGAGGAGCACCACCCGCAGGTCGGAGCGGCGCTGGAGGAGGCCGTCCGGTCCGCCGAGAGCCTCAACCTGCGGGTCACTGCCCAGTACCACGACCTGCCCCCGGTGCCAGCCGAGGTCGCCGCCGCACTGGGCGACGCGGTCACCGAGGCGCTGAACAACGTACGGCGGCACGCCGGCACCGGGCACGCGTACCTGACCGCGGCCGGCGGCCCCGGCCGGCTGGTGGTCAGCGTCGTCGATCGGGGTACGGGGTTCGATCCCGCGCGGGTCGTCCCCGGGCTCGGCCTGCGCTGCTCGGTGCAGGACCGGCTGCGCGAGGTCGGCGGCCTGGCGACCGTCGAGAGTTCGCCCGGCGAGGGCGTGTGCGTCGAACTGCGGTGGCCGAGGTGA
- a CDS encoding response regulator transcription factor, producing the protein MRRTAVAEVITVAVVDDDRMLLDGMRSWLANVPGVRLLATTATADELLAEANSSANAAADVVLLDLVLRDGSAPAENIRRLRAGGSRVLVISTVPDRARILAALAAGADGYLTKDNDLATLVAAIEEVAAGGTALSPELAFACAHDESPSRPRLSPRELRILLDYASGMTLKSAARRAGITPNTAKDYLDRVKAKYQQANRPTYTKTDLAMRVREDGLGALDAP; encoded by the coding sequence GTGCGTCGAACTGCGGTGGCCGAGGTGATCACGGTCGCGGTCGTCGACGACGACCGGATGCTGCTGGACGGGATGCGGTCCTGGCTGGCGAACGTACCGGGCGTGCGCCTGCTGGCCACCACCGCCACAGCGGACGAACTACTCGCCGAGGCGAACAGCAGCGCGAACGCCGCCGCCGACGTGGTGCTGCTCGACCTGGTGCTCCGGGACGGCTCCGCACCGGCGGAGAACATCCGGCGGTTGCGGGCCGGCGGCAGCCGGGTGCTGGTGATCAGCACCGTGCCCGACCGCGCGCGGATCCTCGCCGCCCTCGCGGCAGGCGCCGACGGGTACCTGACCAAGGACAACGACCTGGCGACGCTGGTGGCCGCGATCGAGGAGGTCGCGGCCGGCGGCACCGCGCTCTCCCCGGAGCTGGCCTTCGCCTGCGCGCACGACGAGAGCCCGAGTCGGCCCCGGCTGTCGCCCAGGGAACTGCGGATCCTCCTCGACTACGCCTCGGGGATGACCCTGAAGTCCGCGGCCCGGCGCGCGGGCATCACACCGAACACGGCCAAGGACTACCTGGACCGGGTCAAGGCCAAGTACCAGCAGGCGAACCGCCCCACGTACACGAAGACCGATCTGGCCATGCGGGTACGCGAGGACGGACTCGGCGCCCTCGACGCGCCATGA
- a CDS encoding DUF6817 domain-containing protein: MSIPPAAVTQATAILAELGAGTIDHPGGTLLAHLLRVREQLAAWGARPALQLAGLCHAFYGTDGFATALLPLDRRPELAAVIGAEAEAIVYLYASCDRAASYPALADPDAAFHDRFTGRALTPGLGLRQDFAELSAANELDIARVDPAFRETWGARLLTLFSRCQPLLSRPAWNDCRTVLASHPLPQPGAKP, from the coding sequence ATGTCCATACCTCCCGCAGCCGTCACCCAGGCCACCGCGATACTCGCCGAGCTGGGTGCCGGGACAATTGACCATCCCGGCGGCACCCTCCTCGCCCACCTCCTACGCGTACGGGAGCAGCTCGCCGCGTGGGGCGCCCGCCCTGCGCTGCAACTCGCGGGCCTGTGCCACGCGTTCTACGGCACCGACGGTTTCGCCACGGCTCTGCTGCCGCTCGATCGCCGCCCGGAACTGGCGGCGGTGATCGGCGCCGAGGCCGAGGCGATCGTGTACCTCTACGCCAGTTGCGACCGGGCCGCCTCCTATCCCGCACTCGCCGATCCCGACGCCGCCTTCCATGACCGGTTCACCGGCCGGGCCTTGACTCCCGGCCTCGGACTGCGCCAGGACTTCGCCGAGTTGTCGGCCGCGAACGAACTCGACATCGCCCGCGTCGACCCGGCCTTCCGTGAGACCTGGGGCGCAAGGCTGCTCACCTTGTTCAGCCGCTGTCAACCGCTGCTGAGCCGGCCCGCCTGGAACGACTGCCGCACCGTGCTCGCCTCCCACCCTCTCCCCCAGCCGGGTGCGAAACCCTGA